A single region of the Populus nigra chromosome 2, ddPopNigr1.1, whole genome shotgun sequence genome encodes:
- the LOC133681979 gene encoding ultraviolet-B receptor UVR8 has protein sequence MLRIRRVLKEKKLLNLIARSSRTRWMSSGTEVMSFGDGSHGALGLPTSLIGHGMDAYEPTPVTGLPSDITSVSAGHYHSLAVTSHGQLWAWGRNHEVQLGRGLPSPRDTWNEPKRVEGLDQVQVTAAFASGVVSAAIGDDGSLWVWGKSKRGQLGLGKGITEASVPSKVEALEGEKIAKVSFGWGHTLAQTVDGKLFGWGYLADGRLGKMGGLVEASPLDSSMNVVKHEVITQSTVEVAERLVLEGMEKEKDMPIVWDPCSVEELKGVEVVDIACGLDHSLVLCRDGTLLSSGSNVYGQLGRANHDMGFSPVDISFPASAIASGLGHSLAICQAKSPEGKGDATSIVSWGWNQSSQLGRPGPENVPMEVEGLAGETAILVSGGRVHSIAVTSKGEVWVWGCGRNGRLGLGSSCDEAEPIMLDSLEGCEVLQAVSGFDHNLILIAQ, from the exons ATGCTTCGAATTCGAAGAGTGTTAAAGGAGAAGAAACTCCTGAATCTAATTGCAAGAAGCTCAAGAACAAGATGGATGAGCAGCGGTACAGAAGTGATGAGCTTTGGGGATGGGAGCCATGGAGCTCTGGGACTGCCCACTTCTCTGATAGGCCACGGTATGGATGCTTATGAGCCCACCCCCGTTACTGGGCTTCCCTCTGATATCACATCAGTCAGCGCGGGACACTACCACTCACTTGCCGTCACTTCTCATGGCCAGCTCTGGGCATGGGGTCGCAACCACGAAGTCCAGCTCGGCCGCGGCCTCCCTTCTCCCAG AGATACATGGAATGAACCGAAGAGAGTAGAAGGGTTGGATCAAGTGCAAGTCACTGCTGCATTTGCATCTGGTGTTGTCTCTGCAGCGATCGGAGATGATGGGTCATTGTGGGTTTGGGGCAAGTCTAAGCGTGGACAGCTTGGTCTCGGCAAAGGCATAACAGAAGCTTCGGTGCCTTCTAAAGTTGAAGCACTTGAAGGTGAAAAGATAGCTAAG GTATCATTTGGTTGGGGGCACACTCTCGCGCAGACTGTGGATGGAAAATTGTTTGGCTGGGGTTATCTGGCTGATGGTAGGTTAGGAAAGATGGGTGGTCTTGTTGAGGCATCTCCACTTGATTCCAGTATGAATGTAGTTAAACATGAAGTAATCACACAATCAACAGTGGAAGTTGCTGAAAGACTGGTTTTAGAAGGaatggagaaagaaaaggaCATGCCGATAGTTTGGGATCCCTGTTCAGTAGAAGAATTAAAAGGAGTTGAAGTTGTAGACATTGCATGCGGGCTTGATCATTCTTTGGTTCTTTGCC GTGATGGCACTCTATTAAGCTCGGGGAGCAATGTATATGGACAACTGGGGAGGGCAAATCATGACATGGGATTTTCTCCGGTTGATATAAGCTTCCCGGCCTCGGCTATTGCATCAGGCCTCGGCCATTCTCTGGCAATTTGCCAAGCTAAATCACCAGAGGGAAAAGGAGATGCCACAAGTATAGTTTCATGGGGATGGAACCAGAGTTCCCAGCTTGGAAGGCCAGGGCCAGAGAATGTCCCAATGGAGGTTGAGGGACTGGCAGGGGAAACTGCTATCTTAGTGTCTGGAGGTCGAGTACATTCCATCGCTGTCACGTCTAAAGGAGAGGTGTGGGTTTGGGGCTGTGGTAGGAACGGCAGGCTTGGGCTAGGGAGCTCATGTGATGAAGCTGAACCAATTATGCTCGACAGTCTAGAAGGTTGTGAAGTTTTGCAAGCCGTGTCAGGCTTTGATCATAACCTAATCTTGATAGCTCAGTGA
- the LOC133682514 gene encoding uncharacterized protein LOC133682514 produces the protein MLENPTPAATAPPPDSTTVKRYAPPNQRNRSLNRRKSGDRFDRGNSLYQNDGEKNQQPQSHANTRNNIPDHHGDAGSSSLLNDNSSPHTLIPLEGCCRSEASQLLNDRWAAIMHSYNDTSIDLSERPVMYSGSSPPAWGQFKLPHQIMSPVNSVGAPNPQMDFASELHRAVQNAKASYEN, from the exons ATGCTGGAAAACCCTACACCTGCTGCCACTGCTCCTCCTCCAGATTCCACAACAGTCAAGCGCTATGCTCCTCCCAATCAAAG GAACCGTTCTCTCAATAGACGCAAATCAGGAG ATCGGTTTGATAGAGGTAACAGTCTTTATCAAAATGATGGAGAGAAGAACCAGCAGCCACAATCACATGCTAATACAAGAAATAATATCCCGGATCATCATGGTGATGCAGGGAGCAGCAGTCTCCTCAATGACAACTCCTCTCCCCACACTTTAATACCATTAGAAGGATGCTGTCGCAGTGAGGCTTCTCAGCTTCTAAATGATC GTTGGGCAGCGATAATGCATAGCTACAATGATACATCGATAGATTTATCTG aAAGACCAGTTATGTATTCAGGAAGCAGCCCACCAGCATGGGGACAATTTAAACTCCCTCATCAG ATAATGTCTCCAGTGAACAGTGTTGGAGCTCCTAATCCACAGATGGACTTCGCAAGTGAACTTCACCGTGCAGTTCAGAATGCCAAAGCCAGTTATGAGAACTAG
- the LOC133681950 gene encoding adenine DNA glycosylase, whose protein sequence is MSGNTNPKVSGWRGVGRFEFSKAPSSRSSRLIQKVSTKPHLTTATTMDEEGIEKPGKRKRNAAIAKPNEQRQHSSKKQVVADIEDLFSDKETQKIRASLLDWYDHNQRDLPWRRITQTKETPFKEEEEEEERRAYGVWVSEVMLQQTRVQTVIDYFNRWMLKWPTLHHLAQASLEEVNEMWAGLGYYRRARFLLEGAKMIVAGGDGFPKIVSSLRKVPGIGDYTAGAIASIAFKEVVPVVDGNVIRVLARLKAISANPKDKVTVKKFWKLAAQLVDPHRPGDFNQSLMELGATLCTPVNPSCSSCPVSGQCRALTISKLDKLVLITDYPAKSIKLKQRHEFSAVCAVEITGRQDLIEGDQSSSVFLLVKRPDEGLLAGLWEFPSVMLGKEADLTRRRKEMNRFLKKSFRLDPQKTCSVLLREDIGEFIHIFTHIRLKVYVELLIVHLKGDMSDLFSKQSGENMTWKCVDREALSSLGLTSGVRKACTMVQKFKQKSLSTVSAASRKRTNSKKPGSS, encoded by the exons ATGTCTGGCAACACAAACCCAAAAGTGAGTGGGTGGCGCGGGGTGGGTCGATTCGAATTCTCGAAAGCACCTTCTTCAAGGAGCAGCAGGCTCATACAAAAAGTGAGCACAAAACCCCACCtcacaacagcaacaacaatggATGAGGAGGGTATTGAGAAGCCAGGTAAGAGGAAAAGAAATGCTGCCATAGCCAAACCAAATGAGCAGCGTCAACATTCATCTAAAAAACAAGTAGTAGCTGACATTGAAGACCTGTTCTCTGACAAAGAAACCCAGAAAATCAGAGCCTCATTGCTTGACTGGTACGACCACAACCAAAGAGACCTTCCTTGGAGAAGAATAACACAAACAAAAGAAACCCcatttaaagaagaagaagaagaagaagaaaggagggcGTATGGGGTGTGGGTATCTGAAGTTATGTTGCAGCAGACCAGAGTTCAGACTGTGATTGATTACTTCAATCGATGGATGTTAAAATGGCCCACTCTACACCATCTGGCCCAGGCTTCTCTTGAG GAAGTGAATGAGATGTGGGCTGGTTTAGGGTATTATAGGAGAGCACGGTTTCTGTTGGAG GGAGCCAAGATGATTGTAGCTGGCGGAGATGGATTTCCTAAAATTGTTTCTTCCCTACGGAAGGTTCCCGGAATAGGAGACTATACAGCTGGTGCAATTGCCTCAATAGCATTCAAAGAA GTGGTGCCAGTGGTTGATGGGAATGTAATAAGGGTACTTGCTAGGTTGAAGGCAATTTCGGCTAATCCAAAAGACAAGGTGACAGTCAAGAAATTTTG GAAGCTAGCAGCTCAACTAGTTGATCCTCATCGTCCTGGGGATTTCAATCAGTCTCTGATGGAACTTGGTGCAACCTTATGCACTCCAGTGAACCCAAGCTGTTCTTCATGTCCTGTTTCAGGCCAATGCCGTGCGCTTACAATCTCCAAGCTGGATAAGTTAGTTCTGATTACAGATTATCCTGCTAAGAGCATAAAGTTAAAGCAAAGACATGAATTTTCTGCTGTTTGTGCTGTGGAGATAACTGGAAGGCAAGATCTAATTGAGGGAGACCAATCCAGTAGTGTATTTCTCCTCGTAAAGAGGCCAGATGAAGGTTTGCTTGCTGGACTGTGGGAGTTCCCATCTGTCATGCTGGGAAAAGAAGCCGACTTGACCAGAAGGAGAAAGGAAATGAATCGCTTTctgaaaaaatcatttagacTTGACCCACAGAAGACCTGTAGCGTACTTCTGAGGGAAGATATTGGAGAATTTATTCACATTTTCACTCACATTCGGCTTAAGGTTTATGTAGAACTGTTGATAGTACATCTTAAAG GTGACATGAGTGACTTGTTTAGTAAGCAAAGCGGAGAAAATATGACCTGGAAATGTGTGGATCGTGAGGCCCTTTCAAGCTTGGGATTAACATCTGGAGTGAGAAAG GCCTGCACTATGGTTCAAAAGTTTAAGCAGAAAAGTTTGTCCACTGTTTCTGCTGCATCAAGAAAAAGAACCAACTCAAAGAAACCTGGATCATCCTGA